Proteins found in one Terribacillus sp. DMT04 genomic segment:
- a CDS encoding 16S rRNA (uracil(1498)-N(3))-methyltransferase produces MQRYFVETANWQDDQITLDGQDAHHIIRVMRMNEGDQIICVHPDGHAAKCTIDAFTADSVLVSETESLDLNTEMPVSVTIAQGLPKGDKLELIVQKGTELGAAGFVPFQAARSVVKWDEKKKDKKRQRLEKIAKEAAEQSSRQTIPLIEDVLSFQALLQSSDTYKHKLFAYEEAAKGLKADPLRVVFESISPEDNVLVVVGPEGGFSETEADSLQQNGFLPVRLGPRILRTETAPMYMLASLSYHFEE; encoded by the coding sequence ATGCAGCGCTATTTCGTAGAAACTGCCAATTGGCAGGACGACCAAATTACGTTAGATGGACAAGATGCACATCATATTATACGTGTTATGCGTATGAATGAAGGCGATCAAATTATCTGTGTCCATCCGGACGGACATGCGGCAAAGTGTACGATAGACGCTTTTACTGCCGACTCCGTCTTGGTTTCTGAAACAGAGTCCTTGGACTTGAATACGGAAATGCCGGTATCGGTCACGATTGCGCAAGGATTGCCAAAAGGCGATAAACTGGAGTTGATTGTGCAAAAAGGTACAGAACTTGGAGCAGCTGGTTTTGTTCCTTTTCAGGCGGCCAGGTCCGTTGTAAAATGGGATGAGAAAAAGAAAGACAAGAAACGTCAAAGGCTTGAGAAGATTGCCAAGGAAGCTGCAGAGCAGTCCAGCCGTCAGACAATACCTTTAATAGAAGATGTATTATCTTTTCAGGCCTTGCTGCAGAGCAGCGATACATACAAGCATAAATTGTTCGCTTATGAAGAAGCTGCTAAAGGACTGAAAGCAGACCCGCTGCGTGTAGTTTTTGAGAGTATTTCTCCTGAAGATAATGTACTAGTTGTTGTCGGACCAGAAGGCGGATTTAGCGAAACAGAGGCAGATTCGCTGCAGCAGAATGGTTTCTTACCTGTTCGTTTGGGACCGCGTATTTTACGCACGGAAACTGCTCCCATGTATATGTTGGCTAGTTTATCGTACCATTTTGAAGAATGA
- the mtaB gene encoding tRNA (N(6)-L-threonylcarbamoyladenosine(37)-C(2))-methylthiotransferase MtaB has product MPTVAFHTLGCKVNHYETEGIWQKFKAEGYERVDFDHQSDVYVINTCTVTNTGDKKSRQIIRRAVRKNPEGVICVTGCYAQTSPGEIMEIPGVDIVVGTQGRDKMIAHIEEFKKTKEPINGVSNIMKNRVFEEMDVPAFTDRTRASLKIQEGCNNFCTFCIIPWSRGLLRSRNPEDVMNQAQQLVDAGYKEIVLTGIHTAGYGEDMQDYNFAKLLRELEANVRGLKRIRISSIEASQITDEVIQVLDESEKIVRHLHIPLQSGSDSVLTRMRRKYSADYYRSKIEKVKKALPNLAITSDVIVGFPGETEEEFMETYRFIQEVGYSELHVFPYSKRTGTPAARMTDQVDDETKNERVHRLIALSDQQAKEYASQFENEVLEVIPEELYDENESNTVYVGYTDNYLKVKFEATPDMIGKIVRVKLTKAGYPYNEGQFVRVMEEEKTSVSI; this is encoded by the coding sequence ATGCCTACAGTGGCATTTCATACATTAGGCTGTAAAGTGAATCATTACGAAACAGAAGGTATCTGGCAGAAATTCAAGGCAGAAGGCTATGAAAGAGTTGATTTCGACCATCAGTCTGATGTGTATGTAATCAACACTTGCACAGTTACGAATACGGGTGATAAAAAAAGCCGTCAAATTATTCGCCGAGCTGTACGTAAGAACCCAGAGGGCGTTATTTGTGTAACGGGTTGTTATGCGCAAACATCTCCTGGTGAAATTATGGAAATTCCAGGAGTTGATATCGTAGTTGGTACACAAGGCCGCGATAAAATGATTGCGCACATCGAAGAATTCAAGAAAACGAAGGAACCAATTAATGGTGTTTCCAACATTATGAAGAACCGCGTATTCGAGGAAATGGATGTGCCGGCATTTACAGATCGTACACGTGCCTCTCTGAAAATTCAGGAAGGCTGTAACAACTTCTGTACCTTCTGTATCATCCCATGGTCCCGCGGTCTTTTGCGCTCTCGGAACCCCGAGGATGTGATGAATCAAGCACAGCAGCTTGTAGATGCCGGCTATAAGGAGATTGTTCTTACAGGCATTCATACGGCTGGTTACGGCGAAGATATGCAAGATTATAATTTTGCTAAATTGTTACGTGAATTAGAAGCAAACGTTCGCGGCTTGAAACGTATTCGTATTTCTTCTATTGAAGCGAGTCAAATTACCGATGAAGTGATTCAAGTGCTGGACGAGTCCGAGAAGATTGTCCGTCATTTGCATATCCCGCTGCAGTCGGGATCTGACTCCGTGCTGACACGTATGCGTCGTAAATATTCCGCAGATTATTACCGCAGCAAGATTGAAAAAGTGAAGAAAGCATTGCCTAATTTAGCGATTACAAGTGATGTTATCGTAGGTTTTCCAGGTGAGACGGAAGAGGAATTCATGGAGACATATCGGTTTATCCAAGAAGTTGGTTATAGCGAGCTTCATGTATTTCCATACTCCAAGCGGACTGGGACACCGGCTGCACGTATGACCGATCAAGTGGATGATGAAACCAAAAATGAGCGTGTGCATCGTCTGATTGCGCTTTCTGATCAGCAAGCGAAGGAATATGCTTCCCAGTTTGAAAATGAAGTGTTAGAAGTTATTCCGGAAGAACTTTATGATGAGAACGAATCAAATACAGTATATGTTGGCTATACAGACAACTATCTGAAAGTGAAATTTGAAGCAACACCAGATATGATCGGTAAAATTGTCCGCGTAAAACTGACAAAAGCCGGTTATCCATATAACGAAGGCCAGTTTGTCCGCGTCATGGAAGAGGAAAAAACAAGCGTATCTATTTAA
- the dnaJ gene encoding molecular chaperone DnaJ, whose translation MSKRDYYDVLGVGKDAPKEEIKKAYRKLARKYHPDVNKADDAADKFKEAKEAYEILGNEQKRAQYDQFGHAGPQSQGFGGAGAQDFGGFGDIFDMFFGGGGRRQDPNAPRQGADLQYTMTLKFEEAIFGKETDIEIPKEEECDTCHGSGAKPGTKPKTCTHCNGSGQLNVEQNTPFGRVVNKRVCNTCSGTGKIIPDKCKTCGGSGRVRKRNSIHIKIPAGIDDGQQIRVSGKGEAGVNGGPPGDLYVVIQVRSHEFFERDGDNIYCEMPITFAQAALGDEIEVPTVHGAVKLKVPAGTQTGRVFRLKGKGSPNVRGYGQGDQHVKIRVVTPTNLSDRQKELLRELNDLSGNDSAGEQHDSIFTRMRRAFKGES comes from the coding sequence GTGAGTAAGCGGGACTACTACGATGTGCTGGGCGTCGGCAAGGACGCACCAAAGGAAGAGATTAAGAAAGCATATCGTAAACTTGCGCGCAAATACCATCCAGATGTGAACAAAGCAGATGACGCTGCTGATAAGTTCAAAGAGGCAAAAGAAGCGTATGAAATACTAGGAAATGAACAAAAGCGCGCACAATACGATCAATTCGGTCATGCAGGGCCGCAAAGTCAAGGATTCGGCGGAGCAGGAGCGCAGGACTTCGGCGGTTTCGGTGATATATTTGATATGTTCTTTGGCGGTGGCGGCCGTCGCCAAGACCCTAATGCACCGCGGCAGGGTGCAGATTTGCAGTATACAATGACACTCAAATTTGAAGAAGCCATATTCGGAAAAGAGACCGATATCGAGATTCCGAAAGAAGAAGAATGTGATACATGTCACGGATCCGGAGCCAAACCGGGAACGAAGCCGAAAACATGTACGCATTGTAACGGGAGCGGCCAGCTTAATGTGGAACAAAACACACCATTTGGCCGTGTCGTAAACAAACGCGTATGTAATACATGCAGCGGAACGGGTAAAATCATTCCGGATAAATGTAAGACTTGCGGAGGATCCGGTCGTGTACGTAAACGCAATAGCATCCATATTAAAATTCCTGCAGGTATTGATGATGGCCAGCAAATCCGTGTATCCGGAAAAGGGGAAGCCGGCGTCAATGGTGGACCTCCAGGAGACCTATACGTCGTAATTCAAGTTCGCAGTCATGAATTCTTTGAGCGTGATGGCGACAACATCTACTGTGAGATGCCAATAACCTTCGCGCAAGCTGCACTAGGTGATGAGATTGAAGTGCCGACAGTACATGGCGCAGTAAAACTGAAAGTTCCTGCAGGTACACAAACAGGACGCGTCTTCCGACTGAAAGGCAAAGGTTCGCCAAATGTCCGCGGGTATGGTCAAGGAGATCAGCATGTCAAGATTCGCGTTGTGACACCTACCAATTTGTCAGATCGTCAAAAAGAACTCTTGCGTGAACTAAATGATCTTAGCGGCAATGATTCAGCTGGTGAACAGCATGATAGCATCTTTACACGTATGAGACGTGCATTCAAAGGTGAGTCTTAA
- the lepA gene encoding translation elongation factor 4, whose amino-acid sequence MVEKNRRNQQHVRNFSIIAHIDHGKSTLADRILEKTKALTAREMKAQYLDGMDLERERGITIKLNAVQLEYERENGDTYIFHLIDTPGHVDFTYEVSRSLAACEGAILVVDAAQGIEAQTLANVYLAMDNDLEIIPVINKIDLPSADPDRVKQEIEDVIGIDASDAILASAKAGIGIEEILEAIVDRIPPPQGNDEEPLKALIFDSLYDSYRGVVAYTCIKEGSVKVGDKIKMMATGKEFEVNEVGVFNPVPIKKDELVVGDVGYLTASIKNVSDTRVGDTITLANNPAAEALPGYRRLNPMVYCGLFPVDASNYNDLREALERLELNDSSLQYEAETSQALGFGFRCGFLGLLHMEIIQERIEREFNIDLITTAPSVIYNVIMTDGSEVRVDNPADMPDAQSRTEVQEPYVKATIMVPNDYVGTVMELCQKKRGDFQDMQYLDDVRVNVVYEIPLSEIVYDFFDQLKSQTKGYASFDYELIGYKASELQKMDILLNGDTIDALSFIVHRDFAFDRGKSIVEKLKALIPRQQFEVPVQAAIGNKIVARSNIKAIRKNVLSKCYGGDISRKRKLLEKQKEGKKRMKMVGSVEVPQEAFMAILQMDDE is encoded by the coding sequence TTGGTAGAGAAGAACAGACGAAATCAGCAGCATGTGCGTAATTTCTCGATCATTGCCCACATCGATCACGGGAAGTCTACATTGGCTGACCGTATTCTGGAGAAAACAAAAGCATTAACTGCGCGTGAAATGAAAGCACAGTACTTAGATGGAATGGATCTGGAAAGAGAACGCGGGATTACGATCAAATTAAATGCAGTCCAGCTGGAGTATGAACGTGAAAACGGCGACACTTATATATTCCACTTGATAGATACACCGGGACATGTCGATTTTACATATGAGGTTTCTCGGAGTTTGGCAGCCTGTGAGGGTGCAATCCTAGTAGTGGATGCAGCGCAAGGTATTGAAGCCCAAACATTAGCCAACGTCTATTTGGCGATGGACAATGACTTGGAAATCATTCCGGTTATCAACAAGATTGATTTGCCAAGTGCCGATCCAGATCGCGTGAAACAGGAGATTGAAGATGTTATCGGAATTGATGCAAGTGATGCTATTTTGGCGTCCGCAAAAGCCGGTATCGGTATAGAAGAAATTCTAGAGGCGATTGTGGATCGAATTCCGCCGCCGCAAGGAAATGATGAGGAGCCGCTAAAGGCGTTAATCTTTGATTCTCTATACGACTCTTACCGAGGGGTTGTAGCGTATACGTGTATCAAAGAAGGTTCTGTAAAAGTCGGTGACAAGATTAAAATGATGGCGACGGGCAAGGAATTTGAAGTCAACGAAGTCGGTGTCTTCAATCCAGTACCTATTAAAAAGGACGAGCTTGTAGTCGGTGATGTTGGTTACTTAACGGCTTCCATCAAAAATGTCAGTGACACACGTGTTGGTGATACAATCACGCTTGCTAATAACCCAGCTGCCGAGGCGCTGCCTGGCTATAGAAGATTGAATCCAATGGTGTATTGTGGATTGTTCCCAGTCGATGCGAGCAATTACAATGACTTGCGAGAAGCACTTGAACGACTGGAATTGAATGATAGCTCCCTGCAATATGAAGCAGAAACTTCCCAAGCGCTTGGGTTTGGCTTCCGTTGTGGATTTTTGGGGCTTTTGCATATGGAGATTATTCAAGAACGTATTGAACGTGAATTCAATATTGATTTAATTACCACAGCTCCAAGTGTTATTTATAATGTTATTATGACTGACGGCAGTGAAGTGCGTGTCGACAACCCAGCAGATATGCCAGATGCACAATCCCGTACAGAAGTACAAGAACCGTACGTGAAAGCAACAATTATGGTACCGAATGATTATGTTGGTACAGTGATGGAGTTATGTCAGAAAAAACGCGGTGATTTCCAAGATATGCAGTACTTGGATGATGTGCGCGTGAACGTTGTCTATGAGATTCCGCTTTCAGAGATTGTTTACGACTTCTTTGATCAACTGAAGTCTCAAACAAAAGGCTATGCCAGCTTCGATTATGAACTGATTGGCTACAAAGCATCTGAGCTTCAAAAAATGGATATTCTTCTTAATGGTGATACCATTGATGCGCTGTCTTTTATCGTACACAGAGACTTTGCCTTTGACCGCGGTAAATCTATTGTGGAAAAATTAAAGGCACTTATACCTCGTCAGCAGTTTGAGGTACCTGTGCAAGCGGCAATCGGGAACAAGATTGTGGCACGATCCAATATTAAAGCAATACGTAAAAACGTTCTTTCCAAATGTTACGGCGGGGATATCTCTCGTAAACGTAAATTGCTTGAAAAGCAAAAAGAAGGTAAGAAACGGATGAAGATGGTTGGTTCTGTAGAAGTTCCACAAGAAGCATTTATGGCCATCCTTCAAATGGATGATGAATAA
- the hemW gene encoding radical SAM family heme chaperone HemW — MDEVKSAYIHIPFCEQLCHYCDFTKFFYREDSADDYVEALRKEIQHYVPNRKQMNTIFVGGGTPTALNMRQLEHVLKSVDQAFDVHGAKEYTFEANPGDLTKEKADLLRAYGVDRISLGVQVFDDKLLEAIGRLHRVKHVYESLDLLKQAGFDNISIDLIYALPGQTLEQFGHTVEEALQFDLPHYSSYSLQIEPKTVFYQRYKKGTLKKAPEELEAEMYNLLRDEMKAHGRQQYEVSNFAVPGKESQHNLAYWNNDFYYGLGAGAHGYLPERRIINIRPLPAYLKQANENGIPVLHEDPIGRKERIEEELFLGLRKKSGVSKEAFLQKYGIALTDVYREALDRLIAKGWLIEDDAHVAMTEDGFLFGNDVFQEFLLEEEPASVSN, encoded by the coding sequence ATGGACGAAGTAAAATCCGCTTATATCCATATCCCATTTTGTGAACAGCTCTGTCATTATTGTGATTTCACAAAGTTTTTCTACCGGGAAGACAGTGCAGATGATTATGTCGAGGCATTGCGGAAAGAAATCCAGCATTATGTTCCGAACAGAAAGCAAATGAATACTATTTTTGTCGGCGGCGGTACGCCGACGGCTTTGAATATGCGGCAGCTGGAGCATGTGCTGAAAAGTGTTGATCAGGCATTTGATGTACATGGAGCGAAAGAATATACATTTGAAGCTAACCCTGGTGATTTGACGAAGGAAAAAGCCGACCTGTTGAGAGCTTACGGTGTAGACCGGATCTCTCTTGGTGTCCAGGTTTTCGATGATAAACTACTGGAGGCTATCGGCAGGCTGCATCGAGTAAAACATGTCTATGAGAGTCTTGATTTGCTAAAGCAAGCTGGTTTTGACAATATTAGTATTGATTTGATTTATGCCTTGCCAGGGCAGACATTGGAACAGTTTGGGCATACTGTGGAAGAAGCACTGCAGTTTGATCTTCCGCATTATTCTTCTTATTCGCTGCAAATTGAGCCAAAGACAGTCTTTTACCAGCGTTATAAAAAAGGGACATTAAAAAAAGCGCCGGAAGAGTTAGAAGCAGAGATGTACAATCTGCTGCGTGATGAAATGAAAGCGCACGGCCGCCAGCAATACGAAGTAAGCAACTTCGCAGTTCCTGGCAAAGAGAGCCAGCATAATCTTGCTTATTGGAACAATGACTTTTATTATGGTCTTGGTGCTGGTGCTCATGGCTATTTGCCGGAACGCCGTATCATTAATATTCGTCCGCTTCCTGCTTATTTAAAGCAAGCAAACGAAAATGGTATACCTGTACTGCACGAAGATCCTATTGGTCGAAAAGAACGAATTGAAGAAGAACTGTTCCTCGGACTGCGAAAAAAATCTGGAGTCAGTAAAGAAGCATTTCTACAGAAGTATGGCATTGCACTTACAGATGTCTACCGCGAGGCATTGGATCGCCTGATTGCGAAGGGCTGGCTCATTGAAGATGACGCGCATGTTGCCATGACGGAGGACGGTTTCTTGTTCGGAAATGACGTCTTTCAAGAGTTTCTTTTAGAGGAAGAACCAGCAAGCGTTTCGAATTGA
- the hrcA gene encoding heat-inducible transcriptional repressor HrcA, whose product MLTERQLRILQVIVDDFIETAQPIGSRAISTKQEVSYSAATIRNDMAELEQLGLIEKTHTSSGRVPSEKGYRFYVDHLLTPFHLSRQDTSAIKQTFSANMREMEEVVQQSAALLSELTNYTSIILGPEMLETKLKHIQLLTLSDFTAVLLLVTDTGHVEHKSFRIPDGMHHSEMERVVNILNDRLAGVPLMMVPGRLRTEVRELLKQHTENFDTIFAYLRSFIDSDQPLKLYFGGKANILMQPDFQDINKIRSLYTMIEEEGESLAHLLRGEQNGLHVAIGTENKLDAMQDCSFVTASYSADGVHMGTVALLGPTRMEYSRVLSLMHVLSNKLTSAYQDWQR is encoded by the coding sequence ATGCTGACAGAAAGACAGCTGCGTATCCTTCAAGTGATTGTCGACGACTTTATTGAAACGGCGCAGCCAATTGGCTCGCGTGCTATTTCAACGAAGCAGGAAGTTTCCTACAGCGCGGCGACGATCCGCAATGATATGGCTGAACTGGAACAGCTCGGCTTGATCGAGAAGACGCATACCTCTTCGGGAAGGGTTCCTTCCGAAAAAGGATATCGCTTCTACGTGGATCATCTACTGACGCCGTTTCATCTATCGCGGCAGGATACGTCAGCAATTAAACAGACATTCTCGGCTAATATGCGCGAGATGGAGGAAGTTGTGCAGCAATCAGCAGCACTTTTATCGGAGTTGACCAATTACACTAGTATTATATTGGGACCTGAGATGCTGGAGACGAAGCTGAAACACATACAGCTTCTGACTTTATCTGATTTTACTGCTGTCTTACTCCTTGTAACAGATACAGGACATGTGGAGCATAAATCTTTTCGTATACCGGATGGAATGCACCATAGCGAGATGGAACGAGTTGTGAACATCCTGAATGACCGTTTGGCTGGTGTGCCGCTCATGATGGTGCCTGGCAGATTACGAACGGAAGTACGGGAACTGCTGAAGCAGCATACGGAAAACTTTGATACAATTTTCGCTTATCTGCGTTCATTCATTGATTCCGACCAGCCGCTGAAGCTTTATTTTGGAGGCAAGGCAAACATTTTGATGCAGCCTGATTTTCAAGATATAAACAAGATACGCTCTCTTTATACAATGATAGAAGAAGAAGGCGAGAGTTTGGCCCATCTTCTTAGAGGTGAGCAGAACGGTTTGCATGTTGCAATCGGCACCGAAAATAAACTAGATGCCATGCAGGATTGCAGCTTTGTGACTGCCAGCTATTCAGCGGACGGCGTGCATATGGGAACAGTTGCACTGCTAGGACCTACGAGGATGGAATATTCCCGGGTGCTGTCGCTGATGCATGTCTTATCGAACAAACTGACCAGTGCGTACCAGGACTGGCAGAGATGA
- the prmA gene encoding 50S ribosomal protein L11 methyltransferase codes for MKWAELCIHTTNEAIEPISNILHEAGASGVVIQDPEDLVKDYETTFGEIYELNPDDYPAEGIYVKAYLPTNSFLNETVNEIKAAITNLVDYQIDIGTNHVTVSEVDEEDWSTAWKKYYKPVKISEKFTIIPTWEEYTPVASDEVIMELDPGMAFGTGTHPTTVLSVQAIERYIQKGDTVIDVGSGSGVLSIAAVLLGAAHVHAFDLDDVAVKSTLINAELNHTADKITAKANNLLEGVAVEADVIVSNILAEIILKFTDDAYKRIKPGGLFITSGIISQKKGDVKQGLIDAGFEIVEVNEMEDWVAIIARKN; via the coding sequence GTGAAATGGGCGGAACTGTGTATTCATACGACGAACGAAGCGATAGAACCAATTTCCAACATCTTGCATGAGGCAGGTGCTAGCGGCGTTGTAATTCAAGATCCAGAAGACTTGGTAAAGGATTACGAAACAACGTTTGGAGAAATTTATGAGTTAAATCCAGATGATTATCCTGCAGAAGGTATTTACGTTAAAGCTTATTTGCCAACAAATAGTTTTCTGAATGAAACAGTAAATGAAATAAAAGCAGCCATTACCAACTTGGTAGATTATCAAATCGATATCGGAACAAATCATGTGACGGTTAGTGAGGTAGACGAGGAAGATTGGTCTACGGCTTGGAAGAAATATTATAAACCAGTCAAAATATCTGAGAAATTTACCATAATCCCTACATGGGAAGAATATACGCCTGTGGCTAGTGATGAAGTGATCATGGAACTTGACCCCGGTATGGCGTTTGGAACAGGAACCCACCCGACTACTGTGTTGAGCGTTCAGGCCATCGAACGGTATATCCAAAAGGGAGATACAGTTATTGACGTTGGTTCTGGTTCAGGTGTTTTAAGTATTGCTGCTGTTTTACTCGGTGCCGCCCATGTACATGCTTTCGATTTGGATGACGTTGCAGTAAAGAGCACCTTAATCAATGCGGAACTTAATCATACTGCTGACAAAATTACTGCGAAGGCAAATAACTTGCTTGAAGGAGTAGCTGTGGAAGCAGATGTTATTGTTTCTAACATCCTTGCTGAGATTATATTGAAATTTACGGATGATGCTTACAAACGAATTAAACCAGGCGGCTTGTTCATTACGAGCGGCATTATCAGCCAGAAGAAGGGCGACGTCAAACAAGGATTAATAGATGCCGGTTTTGAGATTGTTGAAGTAAATGAAATGGAAGATTGGGTTGCGATTATTGCAAGAAAGAATTAA
- the dnaK gene encoding molecular chaperone DnaK — MGKIIGIDLGTTNSCVSVMEGGEARVIPNPEGNRTTPSVVAFKNGERQIGEVAKRQAITNPNTIQSIKRHMGTDYKVEIEGKSYTPQEISAIILQYIKSFAEEYLGDTVDKAVVTVPAYFNDAERQATKDAGKIAGLEVERIINEPTAAALAYGINTEEDQTILVYDLGGGTFDVSILDIGDGTFEVVSTAGDNRLGGDDFDQVIIDHLVAEFKKENGIDLSKDKMAMQRLKDAAEKAKKDLSGVTQTQVSLPFITAGAEGPLHLELSLSRAKFDELSADLVERTMGPTRQALRDADLSASEIDKVILVGGSTRIPAVVEAIKKETGQEPSKGVNPDEVVALGAAIQGGVLQGDVKDVVLLDVTPLSLGIETMGGVFTKLIERNTTIPTSASQTFSTAADNQPSVDIHVLQGEREMAANNKTLGRFQLSDIPPAPRGVPQIEVSFDIDSNGIVNVRAKDMGTNKEQSITIKSSSGLSDDEVEKMVKEAEENAEEDKKRREEVDLRNEADQLIFQTDKTLKDLAENVSDEDKQKAEAAKEELQKALEGTDLEEITAKKDALSEQVQALSVKLYEQAAQAQQAEAGQDGQQAGDDVVDADFEEVKDEDKK; from the coding sequence ATGGGTAAAATCATTGGTATTGACTTAGGTACAACAAACTCTTGTGTGTCTGTAATGGAAGGTGGCGAAGCACGCGTCATTCCGAATCCGGAAGGAAACCGTACAACACCATCTGTTGTTGCTTTTAAAAACGGAGAAAGACAAATCGGTGAAGTAGCGAAGCGTCAAGCGATTACGAACCCGAACACAATCCAGTCCATCAAGCGTCATATGGGTACAGATTATAAAGTAGAAATTGAGGGCAAATCTTATACGCCTCAAGAGATCTCTGCTATCATCCTGCAGTACATCAAGTCATTCGCAGAAGAATATCTTGGTGATACAGTTGATAAAGCAGTCGTAACTGTTCCTGCATACTTCAACGATGCAGAGCGTCAAGCTACAAAAGATGCTGGTAAAATCGCAGGTCTTGAAGTTGAGCGTATTATCAACGAGCCTACTGCCGCAGCACTTGCTTACGGTATCAACACAGAAGAAGATCAAACAATCCTTGTTTATGACCTTGGCGGCGGTACGTTTGACGTATCTATCCTTGACATCGGTGACGGTACGTTTGAAGTAGTATCCACTGCAGGTGACAACCGTCTTGGCGGTGATGATTTTGACCAAGTAATCATTGATCATCTTGTTGCGGAATTCAAAAAAGAAAATGGCATTGACCTTTCTAAAGATAAAATGGCAATGCAGCGCTTGAAAGATGCAGCTGAAAAAGCGAAAAAAGATCTTTCTGGTGTAACACAAACACAAGTTTCCTTGCCGTTCATCACAGCAGGAGCAGAAGGTCCGCTTCACTTGGAACTTTCTCTATCTCGTGCGAAATTCGATGAGCTGTCTGCTGACTTAGTAGAACGTACAATGGGACCAACTCGTCAAGCATTGCGTGATGCAGACCTTTCTGCAAGCGAAATTGATAAAGTTATCCTTGTTGGTGGTTCTACTCGTATTCCTGCAGTTGTAGAAGCAATCAAAAAAGAAACTGGTCAAGAACCTTCTAAAGGGGTTAACCCGGATGAAGTTGTTGCACTTGGTGCAGCAATTCAGGGTGGTGTCTTGCAAGGTGATGTAAAAGACGTTGTACTTCTTGACGTTACACCACTTTCTCTTGGTATCGAAACAATGGGCGGCGTGTTCACGAAGCTAATCGAAAGAAACACCACGATTCCTACAAGTGCGTCCCAAACATTCTCTACTGCAGCTGACAATCAGCCTTCTGTAGATATTCACGTACTTCAAGGGGAGCGCGAAATGGCAGCAAACAATAAAACGCTTGGCCGTTTCCAATTGTCCGATATCCCGCCAGCACCACGCGGCGTACCGCAAATCGAAGTATCCTTTGATATCGATTCTAATGGTATCGTAAACGTACGTGCGAAAGATATGGGTACAAATAAAGAGCAATCTATTACGATTAAATCTTCTTCAGGTCTTTCTGATGATGAAGTAGAAAAAATGGTAAAAGAAGCGGAAGAAAACGCGGAAGAAGATAAAAAACGCCGCGAAGAAGTAGATCTTCGCAATGAAGCAGATCAGCTTATCTTCCAAACAGATAAAACGTTGAAAGATCTTGCTGAGAATGTTTCTGATGAAGACAAACAAAAAGCAGAAGCAGCAAAAGAAGAACTTCAAAAAGCACTAGAAGGTACTGATCTTGAAGAAATCACAGCGAAGAAAGATGCGCTCTCTGAACAAGTGCAAGCACTTTCTGTGAAACTGTATGAGCAAGCTGCACAAGCACAGCAAGCTGAAGCAGGTCAAGATGGCCAACAAGCAGGCGATGATGTTGTCGATGCTGACTTTGAAGAAGTAAAAGACGAAGACAAGAAATAA
- the grpE gene encoding nucleotide exchange factor GrpE: MANEEKENLNQSEEQEAAEAEVIDADTAEESETNAEGSEGLTQIEQEKNDLQERLLRVQAEYDNFRKRTQKEKEAASKYRSQDLAEALLPVVDNLDRALQTVQDEEANKGFVDGIRMVHRQLLEAFDKQGIEAIETVGQPFDPHQHQAVMQVENADYEPNTVVQELQKGYKLKDRVIRPAMVQVNS, encoded by the coding sequence ATGGCAAATGAAGAAAAAGAAAATTTGAACCAAAGCGAAGAACAGGAAGCTGCAGAAGCAGAAGTAATTGATGCAGATACAGCTGAAGAATCCGAAACGAACGCTGAAGGCAGCGAAGGTCTGACACAGATTGAACAGGAGAAAAATGATCTCCAGGAACGTCTGTTACGCGTACAAGCGGAATATGATAACTTCCGCAAACGTACACAGAAGGAAAAGGAAGCTGCCAGCAAATATAGATCACAGGATTTAGCGGAAGCCTTGCTTCCAGTTGTCGACAACTTGGACCGCGCTCTTCAAACTGTACAAGATGAGGAAGCGAATAAAGGGTTTGTCGATGGAATCCGCATGGTACATCGTCAATTGTTAGAGGCTTTCGACAAGCAAGGAATCGAAGCTATCGAAACAGTTGGACAGCCTTTCGATCCGCATCAGCACCAAGCAGTTATGCAGGTGGAAAATGCAGATTATGAGCCAAATACAGTTGTACAAGAACTGCAAAAAGGCTACAAGTTAAAAGACCGCGTCATTCGACCGGCTATGGTACAAGTGAATTCATAA